The Gigantopelta aegis isolate Gae_Host chromosome 9, Gae_host_genome, whole genome shotgun sequence genomic sequence catcagtgtatgtcataattatatttctatagtactactcctgaaactttttaataaagtaTAACTCCATccctgaaagggaaaagaagtcagactacactaatgaaccaaacaacataaaattagaagaaaacattattggtttattggttcatttttgcaacatatatgtctctgcatttacatgtaccagttacttcataaattaataatgtttgattttcaCTCACcgtagcattttgatgagtgcgattTTTTACTCGcctaagcattttgaggtgtgcgattgtTCACTCGCCTTTGTTTTTTCAAAAGCCAATGACTGCTGAGTCGTATCTAACAGATACCAATGTatcattatatttcttacatatccttaaaaaccaggttttaagcaaatcttaacatctttttcgactaaaagttatttacaacctTTGCACTTTGCGTCATAGACAAATGAGTGTCAGGTTAATTatatgtcacaatgtaatcgatttcgatcgtgcagTTTTTTCTATTGAAtatatgacattggtgacctgcaCATCACCTAGGAGTATGtcttatgtcttgaaattgttattacacgtacacgtgttaacaagtatgtgttatcaaaaataacaaatgatgttcttaccaacgggtgtgtaaaaaatgttatttacattcagatatatagagaatactacatgagtggccgtcagataccgtttatcttacaacgttTTATAACGCTTTCGttcgttggatacgtttttaaacaacgagttttaagataaatgttatctaacggatacgaatgtattctatttcttacatatcttcagaaaactgttttaaaataaatttaaacgccttttctAACTAAAACCTATGTACGGCCCGagcgcttatagttaacttgtgtgTGACAGACAAATGAGTTTAAGTTAAAATTGTACGTCACAGACTGATCGATTCGATCGtgcttgtttttcattggatatatggcattggtgacctcgTCGGAGCagtacatagcccagtggtaaaacgctcgcttgatgcgcggtcgatttgggatcgatccccgtgggtgggcccattggattatttcccggtccaaccagtgcaccacgactggtatatcaaatgtcatggcatgtgctatcctgtctgtgggatggtgcatataaaagattccttgctactaatggaaaaatgtagcgggtttgctctcttggactatatgtcaaaattaccaaatgtgtgacatccaatagccgatgtttaataagtcaatgtgctcaagttaatcaaaacaaactttttagcGGGGGTGACCTCGTCAGTCGTATGTCTATAAATGATATcgcacgtatgtgtgttaacactaTATGTGTTGTCAAACATAACGAATAATGTCCTCACCAGCGAGTGTGTAAGAAAGTGTGATATAAGTATCCTCTGTGGCACCAGTAAGTTTCTGTTTTGCACtgactattaaagggacatttctgagtttgctgcacgttttaagatgttatcgactaacagagactttttaacgattgtaattacatatcaaatatatttttgtgcataaaatatcagtgcctgtatattaaacgtgtttcagacatttgtactaggttaaatttcattttatttcgaaaaatataatgttttcgtacgtacgaatttatttgaagaataaatcgaatttgggcttcttacaaatattaagacgatcagaaacacattgaatacacagacactgatattctaaacaagaaaatatatttaatatgtatgtttaatcgtagaaatattttattagtcagaaacatcttataatgcagcaaacgtgggaatgtccctttaagatatctCCTGAGTAGATAGCCCAGACAAATGAATTGCGAGTCCATCACCATCTTCTCTTTTCATTATCTtaaccatcattatcatcatcaacatcattatcatcatttttCATCACCATGATCATtttcaccatcgtcatcatcatgattatcatcaccatcattatgaTAATCACAATAGTAGTTTTCTTCGTTATCTTCTTTTTCATCAACTTCattatcaatatcatcatcaaatTATGTTCTTTTTtctcatcatcgtcatcatcgccGTCAtcatatttttcttcttcatcgTCTTCTGTTTCATATTCATTTACTTAAGCATCATCATATTTTctatcatcttcatcatcacgaTTATCATCACAATAATCATCATATCATTATCAGGTTTTTGCTAATTTTCAGCTTCCGCGTCTGATGGCGAATGTACCTCCACCTATTCCGAAATTAGCGGAATAACTAGTATACTGGTAGATTCCCCGCCTTCTGGTAGACAGACGAAGACCAGACTACTCACAGACCGATTAAAACCGGAAATCATTGAGCTAGCTGACTTACGGTGAGTGTTTGCTGTTGTAAAACAcaaatgtgtatgtattgttttgtgtttatctCAAGCAGGTTTATCCTGTCGGTGTATGCTGGTGTAAAACAcaaatgtgtatgtattgttttgtgtttatctCAAGCAGGTTTATCCTGTCGGTGTATGCTGTTGTAAAACAcaaatgtgtatgtattgttttgtgtttatctCAAGCAGGTTTATCCTGTCGGTGTATGCTGGTGTAAAACAcaaatgtgtatgtattgttttgtgtttatctCAAGCAGGTTTATCCTGTCGGTGTATGCTGGTGTAAAACAcaaatgtgtatgtattgttttgtgtttatctCAAGCAGGTTTATCCCGTCGGTGTATGCTGGTGTAAAACACAAATGTGTAcgtattgttttgtgtttatctCAAGCATGTTTATCCCGTCGGTGTATCCTGGAgtaaacaacaaatatattatattgttttatttgcgTTTCTCAAGCAGGTTTATCTCAGCGGTAGAGGGTTTGGATGACGTGCACGAGGTACAcccaggcacggcggagcaagAGGGTAGGGGGGCTGAAGTCACACCCCCTCCAATAAATCTGAATCAAAAATTGTATTGGTAGTGCATcctattattggtagtaaactCCACTTGAAACTCGGGCGCTTaacgccctcgatctcagtcatcaaaccaccactaccaccaccacaaccacaaccacaaccaccaccactaccaccaccaccacaaccaccaccacaaccacaaccacaaccaccaccactaccacaaccacaaccactaccaccaccaccaccaccaccactaccacaaccactaccaccaccacaaccacaaccacaaccaccaccactaccaccaccaccacaaccacaaccaccaccaccacaaccacaaccaccaccaccaccactaccaccaccacaaccacaaccacaaccaccaccactaccaccaccaccacaaccacaaccacaaccacaaccaccaccactaccaccaccactaccaccaccacaaccacccccctccccaccccctccatGTGTACTTACGTCCGTCGTGCCTGACACCAAGACCAATATTTCGTCAATATTAAATACTATAGTGTACAGATATTTTATGTATTCCTTATCTGAGAAATCACAGTACACTTAAATGTTGAAGCAATGTTACAGAAATGTACATAGTTATCAATATATGTTTGAGcaggtattttattttgaaatgtatctTTTTGTAGAATAATTCAGCTGCCAAACTGAATTATAGTCGCTGTGTTGCACTTAGATTGCTTACAAGTATCACACAGAATATAATATGGGATGGCATAAATCGTTCACAAAGAGCTTAGTTTGTAAAACCTTACCTCGCCGAATACATGCTTTTCCCCAGGGTTGAACTTCTCATCGAAATAGCAGAACACTACCGGAACTCACCGTACCTATCACAAATCACATACTTTTGTACACCCCTTCACAAGGCCAATAGCATGTGGCATGAGGAAGAGTCGGTAAAGGCCTGAAGTTAACTGGGCCAGTAAGATGTGACAGGAAGGACAATTGGATGTAGCTTGGAGTCAAAAAGACATCTCAAATTTAAATCTGTTGTTAGTATGCGAGGATTCTCGGAATATGGAACTCATCTGGACATTTTTGAACGTGTGGGTCAGCCCtttcctgtgctagttttgatttagaagactagtctgggaatggcagtcctctttgagctGTGCAGGAAtgatgtactgtccagtaagGAATACCCTAGGGAGAAGCTCGTCTCCTAtaaacgaggcactagatatagattcatggaatcaaccactgttttgccaaatgccaTTCGACTCTCCATTGTGCAGAGATTTGGTTTTGATCTTGGATaactgttttgtcgttcagattcggTCACAGGTTAGATGTTTGATCACAAGAGAAATATATTCCGTTATTAAATAAACTCATTATCGTTATCAGATAACAAACAAATTTGAAGCAgaattttcatatttgaatGGAGTTTAATTCAATCTGAATGTTTCTTAATTTAATGATAAATCATATTCGGTGAAgtataccttttatttatttttcttcttcttctttttcttttttttcttttttattattatgggggttgttggggtttttttttgctttgctttgctttttcaccaaatacaatttattgtgtaatttaggTATCATCTTATATTATGGCTTTTCTAATCAATATAACTtgtactaaataaaaatgtatggataatttatatttaatattctgagctaacattatttattatttctattatttcacATCGTTTTAACTAAACATTATTTGTAATTTCTAATCATTCGTTTGGTTTAAACTCATCATCTAGTATCACTGATGTTGGATATGAACGTATCAAACATTATATTATAGTTTGTTGTATTGCACAGTATAATACTTTTATTTCTATATATTCTTTAGGCTTGCAGGTGTCATAAATGTGTcgtctgtttttatttatattacttcATAGAAtatttgctggggtgtcgttaaacatctattctattcacagagtatttattatttctatACATTATGTATCGTTAAAGTTGTCATCCTGtagcatttattttttattattgttttacataatattatttattgtttccGAGCATTCCCTGGATCTAAAGGACGTATCCATTgtcatatcataattatattgtttttatttcacagaatattatttgttattttcataGGTTTATAGTTGTCAGCCATTGTCATATCTTATTTTACTAATATTTctcataatattaaatttattatttctataGGTTTAAAGGTGTCATTCGTTGTCAtatcacttttttttacagaatattatttatgcttttatatTCTATGGTTATAGGTatcatataatgttttattattatttcacacaCTATTACTTATAATTCCTGTACATTCTATAGGTTTAAAGGTGTCATCCAATGCAATAtcatattgtatttttattttactgaatattatatatttttgtatattctATAGTTATAGGTGTCATatcatattttagtttttatttcacaGACTATTACTTATTATGTCTGTACATTCTATAGGTTTAAGGGTTCCATCCAATGTcatatcatattttattattatttcacacaCTATTACTTATTAGGTCTGTACATTCTATAGGTTTAAAGGTGTCATCCAATGTcatatcatattttattattatttcacagacTATTACTTATTATTTCTATACTTTCTATAGGTTTAAAGGTGTCATCCAATGTcatatcatattttattattattatagagactattacttattattactatatattctATAGGTTTAAAGGTGTCATTCAGTGTCATAtcgtattttattattatttatcagaatattatttattatttctataCATTCTATAGGTTTAAAGGTGTCATCCAGTGTCATAtcgtattttattattatttatcagaatattatttattatttctataCTTTCTATAGGTTTAAAGGTGTCATCCAGTGTcatatcatattttattattattttacagacTATTACTTATTATTTCTATACTATCTATAGGTTTAAAGGTGTCATCCAATGTCATAtcgtattttattattattatgcagacTATTACTTATTATTTCTATACTTTCTATAGGTTTAAAGGAGTCATCCAATGACATAtcgtattttattattattttacagacTATTACTTATTATTTCTATACATTCTATAAGTTTAAAGGTGTTATCCAATGTcatatcatattttattattattttacagactattacttattatttctataaccggcttcggtggcgtcgtggttaggccatcggtctacaggctggtaggtattgagttcggatcccagtcgaggcatgatatttttaatccagataccgactccaatccctgagtgagtgctccgcaaggctcaatgggtaggtgtaaaccacttgcaccgaccagtgatacataactggttcaacaaaggccatggtttgtgctatcctgcctgtgggaagcgcaaataaaagatcccttgctgcctgtcgtaaaagagtagcctatgtggcgacagcgggtttcctctaaaacagtgtcagaatgaccatatgtttgacgtccaatagccgatgataagataaaaaaataaatgtgctctagtagcgtcgttaaataaaacaaactatacttttttaatatttctatattttctatAGGTTTAAAGGTGTCATTCAGTGTcatatcatattttattattattttacagacTATTACTTCTTATTTCTATACTTTCAATAGGTTTAAAGGTGTCATCCAATGTCatatcatatttttattattatttatcagaatactatttattatttctgtACATTCTATAGGTTTAAAGGTGTCATCCAGTGTCATatcctattttattattatttatcagaatattatttattatttctgtaCATTCTATAGGTTCAAATGTGTCATCCAATGTCATAtcgtattttattattatttatcagaatattgtttattatttctgtACATTCTATAGGTTTAAAGGTGTCATCCAATGTCATAtcgtattttattattatttcacagaatattatttattatttctgtaCATTCTATAGGTTTAAAGGTGTCATCCAATGTCATAtcgtattttattattatttcacagaatattatttattatttctgtaCATTCTATAGGTTTAAAGGTGTCATCCAGTGTCATAtcgtattttattattatttcagagactattatttattatttctgtaCATTCTATAGGTTTAAAGGTGTCATCCAATGTCATAtcgtattttattattatttcacagaatattatttattatttctgtaCATTCTATAGGTTTAAACGTGTCATCCAGTGTcatatcatattttattattatttcagagaCTATTACTTATTATTTCTGTACATTCTATAGGTTTAAACGTGTCATCCAGTGTCATAtcgtattttattattatttcagagaCTATTACTTATTATTTCTGTACATTCTATGGGTTCAAATGTGTCATCCAATGTCATAtcgtattttattattatttcacagaatattatttattatttctgtaCATTCTATAGGTTTAAACATGTCATCCAGTGTCATAtcgtattttattattatttcagagactattatttattatttctgtaCATTCTATAGGTTTAAAGGTGTCATCCAATgtcatattgtattttattattatttcactgactattatttattatttctgtaCATTCTATAGGTTTAAACGTGTCATCCAGTGTCATAtcgtattttattattatttcacagaatattatttattatttctgtaCATTCTATAGGTTTAAACGTGTCATCCAGTGTcatgtcatattttattattatttcagagaCTATTACTTATTATTTCTGTACATTCTTTGGGTTCAAATGTGTCATCCAATGTCATAtcgtattttattattatttcacagaatattatttattatttctgtaCATTCTATAGGTTTAAAGGTGTCATCCAATGTCATAtcgtattttattattatttcacagactattatttattatttctgtaCATTCTATAGGTTTAAAGGTGGGGGCGTCAAAACATGTAGTGTATTAACACCTGCGGAGGAAGAAGAGGATGACCCTTTTGGCGGGGTGTATCTAGGACCGCCCGATAGTTTACCGCCAAAGAAAACTGTACAATTTAACAGGTAGGTTACGCATCCGATTAAGGTGTCATCATCATAGTTACATATTTTAGTTTGACTTTATTTCTATAATATATTAAGTGACATGATTTAAACAGTAACTTACAAAACTGTAGAGCTAAACTTCGCCTTTCTATGTTAATAAATTAGGGAAGGGATGGTATTCTCTTGTGATCGAAAATCAAAATCGTGACCTCAtacttgaatgacgtcagtggACTATTTTCAGCTGACACAACCGTTGTATTGTATAGTTCCTTGTATTGTCCCAGTTATTAAAATGTCTGTAATCGTCTTTGTTTATAATACGTACATGTCATTAGAATATGCTATGAGAAAATCAcaactttgaaaacaaaattttaaatctgtttttgttttagcatTTCTGACGGCATCGCAATGGAGGAACATCCACTAGCAGATAAGCTGATCGGCACAAGACGGCGCCACGACTCGGATTTATCATCGGATACCGAACATGACCGAATGGAACAGCTGAACGTAGCTAGTCTCCAAGGTCCCAAGATAcagattattatatataaaccaaccGCGAGCGACCCGAGGtgcaacaaaatatttataataggcATGGGCACACCAAAGCGATCAAAGTCGTGCATCTTGCAGTTACCAATAGTTCAGGGGAGTGCACATGCAACAGCCTTAACACGACTTCACTTTTCTACGTAGTATATATGGATTGATTTGGAGTTTCTGACCAAGTTACAAATAACAAAAGACATTGGTTAAGAAAACAAAGGTTAACCTTAATTAACTTAAATGtaactaatattaatatttattgacGTTTGTATTAACTCTGGGAACTGACCAACAGGCGATGcctttaaatgtatttgtgtatggaCATTTTTTGTCATTTCAACAATTTGATTTCGAGTTCCTCAAAGTAAAATTTAAAGATGAATCAAAATTTTATGATTACATTTTTTTGGTAAatgaaaaattaagaaaatatttttaacaatagaATTAAGAATTTTTGTGACATCGTGTATAATAAGGCTGTATGTGCATTATGTATTATGAAAACTTACGAGGAACATTTTCGTGCATGTTGCCAATCACAAAACAAACCgaactaaaaaaaactaaatataatacatgctaatattgtatcaaaatattatgttttagatacatgtaaaactttaactacttttgtttttgttttttttattgccagcatcatcatcatcatctcatcTTCATACCAAGTACTGTCTAATTTACTTAAGGTTTACACTTACATACAGCATTTTAAATACTTATTCTCCGTTTTAATTACATCTTCTTACTGATTATTAACACAGCTGTGTCTATTTGGAATACACCAGCATATATATCGAGAATACAAAATCACGG encodes the following:
- the LOC121382253 gene encoding uncharacterized protein LOC121382253, whose protein sequence is MKRTVNKSVSDTSELQLKIKNITEENKKLRQTVEQKATEIEHLLEQLGEDVTAYDLGVRSAVHKKVLELRLSDVSPSKLSRSSASDGECTSTYSEISGITSILVDSPPSGRQTKTRLLTDRLKPEIIELADLRFKGGGVKTCSVLTPAEEEEDDPFGGVYLGPPDSLPPKKTVQFNSISDGIAMEEHPLADKLIGTRRRHDSDLSSDTEHDRMEQLNVASLQDLDDDIDPTRSLLS